The region CAAACCTAATAATCCTAAGGTATTAAAGGCCGACTTCTTCGCAGCGCGCTGTCTTAGCAGCTCCTGTTGGCGCTTGCTTCTGCCAACTGCGCGCCGGCGCGCGACGCCAAGTAGCAGCTTGACCGTCCGCCAAAATCCCGGTGGGGTTGATGCGGCTGAATAAGCAGTCATGATTGAGGTGGTCTTGCGGTTAAGCTGAGGAAAATGTCTTCTAAGCTCGAAGACTCACCAAAGACCGAGCGTAATTCCGTCAAAGAGCCTTTTGCAACCTGTCTCCCTTCGTTGATGATCACCGCATGAGAGCAGAGCTTGGCAACATGGTCCATCAAGTGAGTCGAAAACAGAACAGTTGTGCCGCGGCTACTTTCTTCTCTCATCAAGTCGTAAAACAGATGAGTTGATTCAACATCGAGTCCATTGGTTGGTTCGTCGAGAATAAGTAATTTCGGTTCATGTAACATCGCCAGCAATAGACCAAGTTTTTTCTTCATGCCTCGTGAATAGTCTTCGGCGTAACAACGTAGGTCTTCAGCCAATCGGAGACGAGCAATGACATTTGTAATCCGATCCATAGTGGCTGTAACGTCAAGTCCATGCATTGCTGCGCTCAGCTCAAGAATCTCTTGACCGGATAGATATGAGTAAAAAACCGGCTCGTCTGGCAGAAAGCCAACAAGTTTTTTAACCTGAACACGCTCATTAAACGCATCGCACCCATCCACAAGAAGTGTGCCTGCAGTAGCTTTGAGAATTCCCATTAGCAAGCGAAACAGTGTAGTCTTGCCAGCGCCGTTTGGGCCAAGCAGGCCACAGATTTGACCAGCAGGAACCGAGAAAGAAACATCTTTGAGCGCGACTTTAGAACGGATCTTCCAAGCCAATTTTCGTAAATAG is a window of Deltaproteobacteria bacterium DNA encoding:
- a CDS encoding ABC transporter ATP-binding protein, which encodes MSTLFWPKKTLLPDFINYLRKLAWKIRSKVALKDVSFSVPAGQICGLLGPNGAGKTTLFRLLMGILKATAGTLLVDGCDAFNERVQVKKLVGFLPDEPVFYSYLSGQEILELSAAMHGLDVTATMDRITNVIARLRLAEDLRCYAEDYSRGMKKKLGLLLAMLHEPKLLILDEPTNGLDVESTHLFYDLMREESSRGTTVLFSTHLMDHVAKLCSHAVIINEGRQVAKGSLTELRSVFGESSSLEDIFLSLTARPPQS